A window of Corallococcus macrosporus DSM 14697 contains these coding sequences:
- a CDS encoding type 1 glutamine amidotransferase domain-containing protein codes for MVLSAASEQQLADGSTRQTGVFLNEFYEPYRALIDAGYDVVVATPQGRAPAFDPEGMDPSYWKEHPEALAEAQALVTQLPQLRTPLNLSEVRARADDFQALLIPGGQGVMVDLLDDADLHGLLIHFGASDRPVGLVCHAPALLTRMPAQQNPFAGRSVTSVSGFEEWYIETFVMDARAKVRGIGDQLDDAGYRHETALPGRSHAMRDCNLVTSQNPFSGADFNAHFLAALSDWRNAGRCAADTDEPPRASR; via the coding sequence ATGGTCCTCTCGGCCGCGTCGGAGCAGCAGCTCGCGGATGGGAGCACGCGTCAGACGGGCGTCTTCCTGAACGAGTTCTATGAGCCCTACCGAGCGCTCATCGACGCGGGCTACGACGTGGTGGTCGCCACACCCCAGGGCCGTGCACCGGCGTTCGACCCCGAGGGCATGGACCCTTCGTATTGGAAGGAGCACCCCGAGGCGCTCGCCGAAGCCCAGGCGCTCGTCACGCAGCTCCCCCAATTGCGCACACCGCTGAACCTGTCCGAGGTCCGCGCGCGCGCGGACGACTTCCAGGCGCTGCTCATTCCAGGAGGACAGGGTGTCATGGTGGACCTGCTCGATGACGCGGACCTGCACGGCCTGCTCATCCACTTCGGAGCCTCGGACCGTCCCGTGGGGCTCGTCTGTCATGCCCCGGCGCTCCTCACGCGGATGCCAGCGCAGCAGAACCCCTTCGCGGGCCGGAGCGTCACCTCGGTCTCCGGCTTCGAGGAGTGGTACATCGAGACCTTCGTCATGGACGCACGCGCCAAGGTTCGCGGGATTGGAGACCAGCTCGACGACGCCGGCTACCGCCATGAGACGGCGCTCCCGGGCCGCTCCCACGCCATGCGGGATTGCAACCTGGTGACCAGCCAGAATCCATTCTCGGGTGCCGACTTCAACGCGCACTTCCTCGCCGCGCTGAGCGACTGGCGCAACGCGGGCCGCTGCGCCGCGGACACCGACGAGCCACCGCGCGCCTCGCGCTGA
- a CDS encoding helix-turn-helix transcriptional regulator: MTSPSLNALLKAAVARTYPEIPTEGRDKVTVLQAVMDAHGWRPVLELGRELRALASHPVLRALVAGPTPRHAVERWTTLERFLHSRHRTQLLSHDLARARMTLRHVAIDGGTILTINDLFIWGVLVALLETAGVTELSVTLDAGGEAPMAIHGPARVDDTRRLPATTNVATFHWRPGRPLRIQAPATPREDAPREVRERLEQVMREDLLHPWTLEETAQRLALSRRGLQRALQQEGTTFSQTLQRARVGAAHALLADARLTLTDVAFCTGFSDQAHFTRTFRKYNDVPPSALRELVLTRPRR; this comes from the coding sequence ATGACGAGCCCGTCCCTGAACGCCCTGCTGAAGGCGGCCGTCGCGCGGACCTACCCGGAGATTCCGACCGAGGGGCGCGACAAGGTCACCGTCCTCCAGGCCGTCATGGATGCCCATGGCTGGCGCCCCGTGCTGGAGCTCGGCCGCGAGCTGCGGGCCCTCGCGTCCCATCCCGTCCTCCGGGCGCTCGTCGCGGGGCCCACGCCCCGGCACGCCGTGGAGCGGTGGACCACCCTGGAGCGCTTCCTCCACTCCCGCCACCGCACGCAACTGCTCTCCCACGACCTGGCCCGCGCTCGGATGACGTTGCGACATGTCGCCATCGACGGCGGGACGATTCTCACCATCAACGACCTGTTCATCTGGGGGGTGCTCGTCGCGCTCCTGGAGACCGCGGGCGTCACAGAGCTCTCCGTCACGCTCGACGCCGGAGGCGAAGCGCCCATGGCCATCCATGGCCCCGCCCGGGTGGACGACACGCGGCGCCTGCCCGCCACCACGAACGTGGCGACGTTCCACTGGAGGCCTGGGAGGCCCCTCCGCATCCAGGCGCCCGCCACGCCGCGCGAGGACGCCCCCCGCGAGGTCCGCGAGCGGCTCGAACAGGTGATGCGGGAGGACCTGCTGCACCCCTGGACGCTCGAGGAGACCGCGCAGCGGCTCGCCCTGTCCCGCCGAGGACTCCAGCGCGCCTTGCAGCAGGAAGGGACCACCTTCTCGCAAACCCTTCAACGCGCCCGCGTCGGCGCCGCACACGCGCTGCTGGCGGACGCGCGCCTGACGCTCACGGACGTCGCCTTCTGCACCGGGTTCTCCGACCAGGCCCACTTCACGAGGACGTTCCGCAAGTACAACGACGTCCCGCCCTCCGCGCTGCGCGAGCTCGTGCTCACCCGTCCGCGCCGCTGA